One genomic segment of Oncorhynchus masou masou isolate Uvic2021 chromosome 16, UVic_Omas_1.1, whole genome shotgun sequence includes these proteins:
- the LOC135557444 gene encoding grainyhead-like protein 1 homolog isoform X1: MFIAIRLMNFNSRTPGSLGKLLKRGVLVLQNEPSYSGGQRQAFTEDDEAWRTFLENPLTAASKAMMSINGDEDSANALGLLYDYYKVPRDRRTAGQPKTEVLLGDTDPNKINVMMPLQDSPLRAVPRNTAAKGSSQPSRGDKIRALYPASDSIVCLSSPPSYSISTGRTLALHSFPVGLPPGPHSSHSSQSDGMAFSHQLNHSQYSPRAKSLTPDSTHTEPYKDSSDEVFPLSEELQQRMTSIPPGGYPYYSLTASQHFEYMLEAPQSIRPKSSSGQMSYLNKGQFYPITLRELRGPTVLPHLNGAFRSVVMLVFGEEKFTDDQLKHWRYWHSRQHTAKQRCIDIADYKESFNTIASIEEIAYNAISFTWDTKDEPRVFVSVNCLSTDFSPQKGVRGLPLNLQIDTYSCGGHGDKLVHRAYCQIKVFCDKGAERKIRDEERKQTQRKGRGQETTAACVEDPLTLKHVDITSFKAMSDMNSQPVLFIPEVYFPSSQRQHTCISDDGEDGLGQKRLLHYDEEFDSATHKRARREEPEKVLLYVRKETEEVFDALMLRTPTLAGLLEAVCDKYELPLGKMGKVYKRCKKGILVHMDDNIIKHYSNEDAFHIRMEEVGGKVLLTLTEI; this comes from the exons ATGTTTATCGCAATTCGGTTGATGAACTTCAATAGCCGAACTCCAGGTAGCCTAGGTAAACTATT AAAGAGGGGTGTTCTGGTGCTCCAGAATGAGCCATCGTACAGCGGTGGTCAGCGTCAAGCATTCACGGAGGATGACGAGGCATGGAGGACCTTCCTGGAGAACCCCCTGACAGCCGCCTCCAAGGCCATGATGAGCATCAATGGAGATGAGGACAGTGCCAACGCTCTGGGCCTCCTCTACGACTACTACAAG GTGCCACGAGATAGGAGAACGGCTGGACAGCCCAAAACAGAAGTGCTCCTGGGCGATACTGATCCAAACAAAAT AAATGTCATGATGCCACTCCAAGACTCTCCCCTGAGGGCCGTCCCTCGCAACACTGCGGCCAAGGGCAGCAGCCAACCCAGCCGGGGGGACAAGATCCGGgctctctacccagcctcagaCTCCATAGTCTGCCTCTCCAGCCCTCCCTCCTACTCCATCAGCACAGGGCGGACCCTGGCCCTGCACTCCTTCCCAGTGGGCCTCCCCCCTGGTCCCCACAGCTCCCACAGTTCTCAGTCCGACGGAATGGCCTTCAGTCACCAGCTCAACCACAGCCAGTACAGCCCCAGAGCCAAGAGCCTCACCCCCGATTCCACCCACACAGAGCCCTACAAGGACAGCTCCGATGAG GTCTTCCCTCTCTCGGAGGAGCTCCAGCAACGTATGACCTCCATCCCTCCCGGTGGATACCCTTACTACAGCTTGACAGCAAG TCAACACTTTGAGTACATGCTGGAGGCTCCCCAGTCTATCCGGCCCAAGAGCAGCAGTGGCCAGATGAGTTACCTGAACAAGGGCCAGTTCTACCCCATCACCCTAAGAGAGCTAAGGGGCCCCACGGTCCTACCCCACCTCAATGGAGCATTCCGA AGTGTGGTGATGCTGGTGTTTGGAGAGGAAAAGTTCACAGATGACCAGCTCAAACACTGGAGATACTGGCACAGCAGACAGCACACAGCCAAGCAGCGCTGCATTGATATTG CTGACTACAAAGAGAGCTTCAATACGATTGCCAGTATTGAGGAGATTGCCTACAATGCCATCTCTTTCACATGGGACACTAAGGACGAGCCACGG GTGTTTGTGTCAGTGAACTGTCTGAGTACAGACTTCTCCCCTCAAAAGGGAGTGCGGGGCCTTCCTCTCAACCTCCAGATTGACACCTACAGCTGTGGTGGCCATGGTGACAAGCTAGTGCACAGAGCCTACTGCCAGATCAAGGTGTTCTGTGACAAAGGTGCCGAGAGGAAGATCCGAGACGAGGAGAGGAAGCAGACTCAAAGGAAGGGAAGGGGACAGGAGACAACTGCAGCCT GTGTGGAAGACCCTCTGACGCTGAAGCATGTGGACATAACATCGTTCAAAGCCATGAGTGATATGAACTCCCAGCCGGTCCTCTTCATCCCTGAGGTTTACTTCCCCAGCAGCCAGCGCCAGCAT ACATGCATATCAGATGACGGTGAGGATGG CTTGGGGCAGAAGAGACTGCTCCACTATGATGAGGAATTTGACTCTGCCACTCACAAGAGAGCCAGGAGGGAGGAGCCAGAAAAGG TGCTGCTCTACGTCCgtaaggagacagaggaggtgtTTGATGCTCTAATGCTGAGGACGCCCACTCTGGCAGGACTACTGGAGGCT GTATGTGATAAATATGAGCTGCCGCTTGGAAAAATGGGGAAAGTCTACAAGAGGTGCAAAAAAGG GATCCTAGTTCATATGGACGACAACATCATCAAGCATTACTCCAACGAGGATGCCTTTCATATCcgcatggaggaggtggggggaaaGGTTCTGCTGACACTGACCGAGATCTGA
- the LOC135557444 gene encoding grainyhead-like protein 1 homolog isoform X2 → MTQELGKKRGVLVLQNEPSYSGGQRQAFTEDDEAWRTFLENPLTAASKAMMSINGDEDSANALGLLYDYYKVPRDRRTAGQPKTEVLLGDTDPNKINVMMPLQDSPLRAVPRNTAAKGSSQPSRGDKIRALYPASDSIVCLSSPPSYSISTGRTLALHSFPVGLPPGPHSSHSSQSDGMAFSHQLNHSQYSPRAKSLTPDSTHTEPYKDSSDEVFPLSEELQQRMTSIPPGGYPYYSLTASQHFEYMLEAPQSIRPKSSSGQMSYLNKGQFYPITLRELRGPTVLPHLNGAFRSVVMLVFGEEKFTDDQLKHWRYWHSRQHTAKQRCIDIADYKESFNTIASIEEIAYNAISFTWDTKDEPRVFVSVNCLSTDFSPQKGVRGLPLNLQIDTYSCGGHGDKLVHRAYCQIKVFCDKGAERKIRDEERKQTQRKGRGQETTAACVEDPLTLKHVDITSFKAMSDMNSQPVLFIPEVYFPSSQRQHTCISDDGEDGLGQKRLLHYDEEFDSATHKRARREEPEKVLLYVRKETEEVFDALMLRTPTLAGLLEAVCDKYELPLGKMGKVYKRCKKGILVHMDDNIIKHYSNEDAFHIRMEEVGGKVLLTLTEI, encoded by the exons ATGACACAGGAGCTTGGCAA AAAGAGGGGTGTTCTGGTGCTCCAGAATGAGCCATCGTACAGCGGTGGTCAGCGTCAAGCATTCACGGAGGATGACGAGGCATGGAGGACCTTCCTGGAGAACCCCCTGACAGCCGCCTCCAAGGCCATGATGAGCATCAATGGAGATGAGGACAGTGCCAACGCTCTGGGCCTCCTCTACGACTACTACAAG GTGCCACGAGATAGGAGAACGGCTGGACAGCCCAAAACAGAAGTGCTCCTGGGCGATACTGATCCAAACAAAAT AAATGTCATGATGCCACTCCAAGACTCTCCCCTGAGGGCCGTCCCTCGCAACACTGCGGCCAAGGGCAGCAGCCAACCCAGCCGGGGGGACAAGATCCGGgctctctacccagcctcagaCTCCATAGTCTGCCTCTCCAGCCCTCCCTCCTACTCCATCAGCACAGGGCGGACCCTGGCCCTGCACTCCTTCCCAGTGGGCCTCCCCCCTGGTCCCCACAGCTCCCACAGTTCTCAGTCCGACGGAATGGCCTTCAGTCACCAGCTCAACCACAGCCAGTACAGCCCCAGAGCCAAGAGCCTCACCCCCGATTCCACCCACACAGAGCCCTACAAGGACAGCTCCGATGAG GTCTTCCCTCTCTCGGAGGAGCTCCAGCAACGTATGACCTCCATCCCTCCCGGTGGATACCCTTACTACAGCTTGACAGCAAG TCAACACTTTGAGTACATGCTGGAGGCTCCCCAGTCTATCCGGCCCAAGAGCAGCAGTGGCCAGATGAGTTACCTGAACAAGGGCCAGTTCTACCCCATCACCCTAAGAGAGCTAAGGGGCCCCACGGTCCTACCCCACCTCAATGGAGCATTCCGA AGTGTGGTGATGCTGGTGTTTGGAGAGGAAAAGTTCACAGATGACCAGCTCAAACACTGGAGATACTGGCACAGCAGACAGCACACAGCCAAGCAGCGCTGCATTGATATTG CTGACTACAAAGAGAGCTTCAATACGATTGCCAGTATTGAGGAGATTGCCTACAATGCCATCTCTTTCACATGGGACACTAAGGACGAGCCACGG GTGTTTGTGTCAGTGAACTGTCTGAGTACAGACTTCTCCCCTCAAAAGGGAGTGCGGGGCCTTCCTCTCAACCTCCAGATTGACACCTACAGCTGTGGTGGCCATGGTGACAAGCTAGTGCACAGAGCCTACTGCCAGATCAAGGTGTTCTGTGACAAAGGTGCCGAGAGGAAGATCCGAGACGAGGAGAGGAAGCAGACTCAAAGGAAGGGAAGGGGACAGGAGACAACTGCAGCCT GTGTGGAAGACCCTCTGACGCTGAAGCATGTGGACATAACATCGTTCAAAGCCATGAGTGATATGAACTCCCAGCCGGTCCTCTTCATCCCTGAGGTTTACTTCCCCAGCAGCCAGCGCCAGCAT ACATGCATATCAGATGACGGTGAGGATGG CTTGGGGCAGAAGAGACTGCTCCACTATGATGAGGAATTTGACTCTGCCACTCACAAGAGAGCCAGGAGGGAGGAGCCAGAAAAGG TGCTGCTCTACGTCCgtaaggagacagaggaggtgtTTGATGCTCTAATGCTGAGGACGCCCACTCTGGCAGGACTACTGGAGGCT GTATGTGATAAATATGAGCTGCCGCTTGGAAAAATGGGGAAAGTCTACAAGAGGTGCAAAAAAGG GATCCTAGTTCATATGGACGACAACATCATCAAGCATTACTCCAACGAGGATGCCTTTCATATCcgcatggaggaggtggggggaaaGGTTCTGCTGACACTGACCGAGATCTGA
- the taf1b gene encoding TATA box-binding protein-associated factor RNA polymerase I subunit B isoform X2, which yields MVGTSRVSSISKGTRRKKLEQGREWMVCEGFQFILKHQAEALLAMGVCPQFKDDVLCQFWRMYLQKSRQAYTKNPVHDGKFRLRSQGSGESDGAPESSVMSDSMMSASETDGDGDWASGGGSVSGHTSDGASSVCSGSIDAVSYLTPRQRRSQGLMSMPKTLALCHLALLWAREAITLADLLRFVNEGHIPYVNAYEDFPEEMKLYGRDSLIFRVESIPSYSHLHKEAQTLAVFLELPLFPPITLDCLLHPSLLTLRYLTEANLPDELHDWVCRIMKKAGMESSVTFEPMRSRSSLPHYDVQAAALIIIAMKLLFKLDDHTEWDLSNDASDKNKENPDGNRFNLRWWYRAMQTALTTAARRRQDNIARKYWKPQKPLYTSKKDKSVVLKRRRIAEQLQLSFQKLSGSPVAPPSTPPSSFCFRWGEGGEEVWDGPSYHHLTLDSSVRQRGASLQPANPEYWHPALRACKPRFCKSHYAEVEVTLPRMYVWLLDLFSFLLGVKPGCVYEEVLKVERCFLGSSKSQPRARATPRKTQPKKRHKQTSKTCSR from the exons ATGGTTGGTACCAGCAGAGTGTCCTCCATCTCCAAGGGAACCAGAAGGAAAAAACTAG AGCAAGGGCGGGAGTGGATGGTGTGTGAGGGCTTTCAGTTCATCCTAAAGCACCAGGCTGAGGCTCTTCTGGCCATGGGAGTCTGCCCACAGTTCAAG GATGACGTGCTGTGTCAGTTTTGGAGAATGTACCTACAGAAGAGTCGACAGGCCTACACCAAGAATCCTGTGCATGATGGGAAATTTAGACTG CGTTCTCAGGGCTCTGGGGAGTCGGACGGTGCTCCGGAGTCGTCAGTGATGAGTGACTCTATGATGTCTGCCTCTGAGACAGACGGGGATGGAGATTGGGCAAGTGGAGGAGGTTCTGTCTCAG GTCACACCAGTGACGGAGCCTCCTCGGTGTGTTCCGGTTCTATTGATGCCGTCTCGTACCTGACCCCGCGCCAGAGGAGGAGCCAGGGGTTGATGAGCATGCCCAAGACCCTGGCACTGTGCCACCTGGCCCTGCTGTGGGCCAGAGAGGCCATCACATTGGCAGACCTGCTCAG GTTTGTGAATGAGGGCCACATCCCCTATGTGAACGCCTACGAGGACTTCCCAGAGGAGATGAAGCTCTACGGCCGAGACTCACTCATCTTCAGAGTGGAG TCTATCCCCTCTTACAGCCACCTGCACAAGGAGGCCCAGACCCTGGCTGTGTTCCTGGAGCTTCCCCTGTTCCCCCCCATCACCCTGGACTGCCTGCTGCACCCCTCCCTGCTCACTCTCCGCTACCTCACCGAAGCCAACCTGCCCG atGAGCTGCATGACTGGGTGTGCAGGATCATGAAGAAGGCTGGAATGGAGTCGTCCGTGACCTTTGAACCCATGAGGTCTAGATCCTCTCTCCCACACTACGATGTCCAGGCTGCTGCCCTGATCATCATCGCCATGAAGCTGCTCTTCAAACTAGACGACCACACTGAGTG GGATTTATCCAATGATGCAAGTGACAAGAACAAGGAGAACCCAG ATGGGAACCGCTTTAACCTGAGGTGGTGGTACAGGGCAATGCAGACTGCCCTGACCACAGCTGCACGGAGACGGCAGGACAATATAGCCAG AAAGTATTGGAAGCCCCAGAAACCTCTATATACCTCGAAGAAAGACAAGTCGGTCGTTCTCAAAAGGAGAC gtatTGCAGAGCAGCTCCAGTTGAGTTTCCAGAAACTGTCTGGTTCCCCTGTGGCCCcaccatccacccctccctccagctTCTGTTTCCGCTGGggtgaggggggggaggaggtcTGGGACGGGCCCAGCTATCACCACCTGACCCTGGACAGCAGCGTCCGGCAGAGAGGGGCAAGCCTCCAGCCCGCCAACCCAGAATACTGGCACCCAGCCCTGAGGGCCTGCAAGCCCAG GTTTTGTAAGAGCCACTATGCGGAGGTAGAGGTCACTCTCCCCAGGATGTACGTGTGGCTGTTGgacctcttctccttcctcctggGGGTTAAACCTGGCTGTGTATACGAAGAGGTACTGAAGGTGGAGAGGTGCTTCCTTGGGAGCAGCAAGTCCCAGCCCAGGGCAAGAGCTACGCCCAGAAAGACACAGCCCAAAAAACGACACAAACAAACCAGTAAAACATGTTCTCGGTGA
- the taf1b gene encoding TATA box-binding protein-associated factor RNA polymerase I subunit B isoform X1, which translates to MDEEQTGGYSDICGQCGEVNWGVSDEGRFYCRSCHNVIERTKEVVDTNTFMVGTSRVSSISKGTRRKKLEQGREWMVCEGFQFILKHQAEALLAMGVCPQFKDDVLCQFWRMYLQKSRQAYTKNPVHDGKFRLRSQGSGESDGAPESSVMSDSMMSASETDGDGDWASGGGSVSGHTSDGASSVCSGSIDAVSYLTPRQRRSQGLMSMPKTLALCHLALLWAREAITLADLLRFVNEGHIPYVNAYEDFPEEMKLYGRDSLIFRVESIPSYSHLHKEAQTLAVFLELPLFPPITLDCLLHPSLLTLRYLTEANLPDELHDWVCRIMKKAGMESSVTFEPMRSRSSLPHYDVQAAALIIIAMKLLFKLDDHTEWDLSNDASDKNKENPDGNRFNLRWWYRAMQTALTTAARRRQDNIARKYWKPQKPLYTSKKDKSVVLKRRRIAEQLQLSFQKLSGSPVAPPSTPPSSFCFRWGEGGEEVWDGPSYHHLTLDSSVRQRGASLQPANPEYWHPALRACKPRFCKSHYAEVEVTLPRMYVWLLDLFSFLLGVKPGCVYEEVLKVERCFLGSSKSQPRARATPRKTQPKKRHKQTSKTCSR; encoded by the exons GGGGGCTACAGCGATATCTGTGGCCAGTGTGGAGAGGTGAACTGGGGGGTGTCGGATGAGGGTCGGTTCTACTGCAGGTCCTGTCATAATGTCATCGAG AGAACAAAAGAAGTGGTGGATACAAACACTTTTATGGTTGGTACCAGCAGAGTGTCCTCCATCTCCAAGGGAACCAGAAGGAAAAAACTAG AGCAAGGGCGGGAGTGGATGGTGTGTGAGGGCTTTCAGTTCATCCTAAAGCACCAGGCTGAGGCTCTTCTGGCCATGGGAGTCTGCCCACAGTTCAAG GATGACGTGCTGTGTCAGTTTTGGAGAATGTACCTACAGAAGAGTCGACAGGCCTACACCAAGAATCCTGTGCATGATGGGAAATTTAGACTG CGTTCTCAGGGCTCTGGGGAGTCGGACGGTGCTCCGGAGTCGTCAGTGATGAGTGACTCTATGATGTCTGCCTCTGAGACAGACGGGGATGGAGATTGGGCAAGTGGAGGAGGTTCTGTCTCAG GTCACACCAGTGACGGAGCCTCCTCGGTGTGTTCCGGTTCTATTGATGCCGTCTCGTACCTGACCCCGCGCCAGAGGAGGAGCCAGGGGTTGATGAGCATGCCCAAGACCCTGGCACTGTGCCACCTGGCCCTGCTGTGGGCCAGAGAGGCCATCACATTGGCAGACCTGCTCAG GTTTGTGAATGAGGGCCACATCCCCTATGTGAACGCCTACGAGGACTTCCCAGAGGAGATGAAGCTCTACGGCCGAGACTCACTCATCTTCAGAGTGGAG TCTATCCCCTCTTACAGCCACCTGCACAAGGAGGCCCAGACCCTGGCTGTGTTCCTGGAGCTTCCCCTGTTCCCCCCCATCACCCTGGACTGCCTGCTGCACCCCTCCCTGCTCACTCTCCGCTACCTCACCGAAGCCAACCTGCCCG atGAGCTGCATGACTGGGTGTGCAGGATCATGAAGAAGGCTGGAATGGAGTCGTCCGTGACCTTTGAACCCATGAGGTCTAGATCCTCTCTCCCACACTACGATGTCCAGGCTGCTGCCCTGATCATCATCGCCATGAAGCTGCTCTTCAAACTAGACGACCACACTGAGTG GGATTTATCCAATGATGCAAGTGACAAGAACAAGGAGAACCCAG ATGGGAACCGCTTTAACCTGAGGTGGTGGTACAGGGCAATGCAGACTGCCCTGACCACAGCTGCACGGAGACGGCAGGACAATATAGCCAG AAAGTATTGGAAGCCCCAGAAACCTCTATATACCTCGAAGAAAGACAAGTCGGTCGTTCTCAAAAGGAGAC gtatTGCAGAGCAGCTCCAGTTGAGTTTCCAGAAACTGTCTGGTTCCCCTGTGGCCCcaccatccacccctccctccagctTCTGTTTCCGCTGGggtgaggggggggaggaggtcTGGGACGGGCCCAGCTATCACCACCTGACCCTGGACAGCAGCGTCCGGCAGAGAGGGGCAAGCCTCCAGCCCGCCAACCCAGAATACTGGCACCCAGCCCTGAGGGCCTGCAAGCCCAG GTTTTGTAAGAGCCACTATGCGGAGGTAGAGGTCACTCTCCCCAGGATGTACGTGTGGCTGTTGgacctcttctccttcctcctggGGGTTAAACCTGGCTGTGTATACGAAGAGGTACTGAAGGTGGAGAGGTGCTTCCTTGGGAGCAGCAAGTCCCAGCCCAGGGCAAGAGCTACGCCCAGAAAGACACAGCCCAAAAAACGACACAAACAAACCAGTAAAACATGTTCTCGGTGA